The following coding sequences are from one Betaproteobacteria bacterium window:
- a CDS encoding response regulator, protein MVALAERLRDSGDTAAAPTPSPSPASAQVIQLPTASAPIPAPSEIVDIPDIEPLEPIEANFNDIVPELGTASNLAMEFSLDAVDTAAVEGSDAYDPAATQVNPNLPPSPAASVPGFEDLGAFVGADTLVSPFFAREHEEFAPPPEEPLVAPQPALPLAPEPPPARQEAPPEPEPPPRAEAPAPAPSFEDMGSFVGAETLVAPFFGRESEEFAPPPETPIFAPPPFAAPSEGPAAPAEAPVLATPDARPEPPAPAPTPPADPFDDLGAFVGADTQVAPFFAAESPEEVRPGAHIFPDTLETAEEDTGLTATLVEPVMADQDEAPPTGEPEAGRLPDTVVEPAAFGLGHAEVEVAFAAEPEIPPAACATASSGGPFDAESTWFASPPGDEVAPAAEAEGGHLAETVVDPGAFSFDESSFAVSFEPEPAPEPEPPPEPVPALSAAAPAEPEPLTVCPSPAGDDAPPAPEAAPEAPPPTLFDIFREEARGHLDTLHASLADLAAHPSAPTTFEMTRAAHTLGGIAATVGLHPIHHLAVALEHALLRRDTSARPDSIAGLETVRQAILGLEDMFGTLGDERGPAPLPTVVQALDEIFPPPGPAPEPPAAEEAAEPLAEIPPEAVALPSESVEEAAAPAPELEMPRLKDELDDQLLPIFLEEAQELVRGFNEQIAAWRGQPGDGAAPRALARHLHTFKGSARMAGAMNLGELTHRLETRVEEILRGGSGSPAQIDEVEGGCDTLVLFLDRLQGGELPVLFPEAAPVAAVEQAAPAAPAAEVAQRVAATTVAVKDAPHPEGEHEAADRRATLRVRAELVDRLVNEAGELSIARARIEGEMRGLKSSLLDLTENVIRLRRQLRDIEIQAETQIQARVAQAHDGQAEFDPLELDRFTRFQELTRFMAESVNDVATVQQNLLKNLDDANAALLAQARLNRGLQQELMGVRMLPFASQAERLYRIVRQTSKELGKRANLDIRGGQVEIDRSVLDKMLAPLEHMLRNAVTHGIETRAERSDQGKGDIGEITLALRQEGNEIIIAMSDDGRGLDAGRIRAKAESLGFLTPGEEADDARVFDFIFQPGFSTAGEVTQIAGRGVGMDVVKTEVASLGGRIEIATTPGQGTTFRLYLPLTLAVTQTLLVRTGSSLYAVPSTMIEQVLEMKEKDLAALRDKGEAEWHGNRYPFHFLPHLLGESGALPESHRRYWVILTRSGAQRAAVQVDELKGNQEVVVKHIGAQLARVVGIDGATVLGDGQVVLILNPVALANRALSLSLPAGTPVSAAPVAAAPTTLPTVLVVDDSLTVRKITGRLLAREGYQVVTAKDGVDALEQLQEIVPDVILSDIEMPRMDGFELVRNIRADAQWKTVPIIMITSRTADKHRNYAQEIGADHYLGKPYDEEELLGLIARYTRAPR, encoded by the coding sequence ATGGTCGCCCTTGCCGAGCGCCTGCGGGACTCCGGCGACACGGCGGCGGCCCCGACACCCTCGCCTTCGCCTGCGAGCGCCCAGGTCATCCAGCTTCCCACCGCCAGCGCCCCCATTCCGGCACCGTCCGAGATCGTCGACATCCCGGACATCGAACCCCTTGAGCCCATCGAGGCCAATTTCAACGACATCGTCCCCGAACTGGGCACGGCCTCGAATCTGGCCATGGAATTCTCCCTGGACGCCGTGGACACCGCAGCCGTTGAAGGCAGCGACGCCTACGACCCGGCGGCGACCCAGGTCAATCCGAACCTCCCTCCGAGCCCGGCCGCCTCAGTGCCCGGTTTCGAAGACCTGGGCGCCTTCGTGGGGGCCGACACCCTGGTCTCCCCCTTCTTCGCCCGGGAGCACGAGGAATTCGCCCCTCCGCCGGAGGAGCCCTTGGTCGCGCCGCAGCCCGCCCTGCCCCTCGCACCGGAGCCCCCCCCGGCCCGGCAGGAGGCCCCTCCTGAACCGGAGCCGCCGCCCCGCGCCGAGGCGCCCGCGCCTGCCCCCTCCTTTGAGGATATGGGGAGCTTCGTTGGTGCCGAAACCCTGGTCGCACCTTTCTTTGGCCGCGAGAGCGAAGAATTCGCGCCTCCGCCCGAAACGCCGATCTTTGCGCCCCCGCCCTTCGCAGCGCCCAGCGAAGGCCCCGCTGCGCCCGCCGAGGCCCCGGTGCTCGCCACTCCCGACGCGCGTCCGGAGCCTCCCGCCCCGGCGCCGACGCCTCCTGCTGATCCCTTCGACGACCTGGGCGCCTTCGTCGGTGCCGACACCCAGGTTGCCCCCTTCTTCGCCGCCGAGTCCCCAGAGGAGGTGCGCCCCGGGGCGCACATCTTTCCCGATACTCTCGAGACCGCTGAAGAAGACACCGGACTGACGGCCACCCTGGTCGAGCCGGTCATGGCCGACCAGGACGAAGCGCCCCCGACAGGCGAACCCGAAGCCGGCCGGCTGCCCGACACCGTCGTCGAGCCGGCCGCCTTCGGCCTCGGCCACGCGGAGGTGGAAGTTGCCTTCGCAGCCGAGCCCGAGATCCCGCCGGCGGCCTGCGCAACTGCCTCTTCCGGGGGTCCCTTCGACGCCGAAAGCACCTGGTTCGCCTCCCCCCCCGGGGATGAAGTGGCCCCGGCAGCAGAAGCCGAGGGAGGCCACCTGGCCGAAACCGTCGTCGATCCCGGGGCCTTTTCCTTCGACGAGTCGAGTTTCGCGGTTTCCTTCGAACCCGAGCCGGCCCCCGAACCCGAGCCGCCCCCCGAGCCCGTCCCAGCCCTCTCCGCCGCAGCACCAGCGGAGCCCGAACCGCTGACCGTCTGCCCATCACCGGCGGGCGACGATGCCCCGCCGGCCCCGGAGGCCGCACCGGAAGCCCCGCCCCCCACCCTGTTCGATATTTTCCGGGAGGAAGCCCGGGGGCATCTCGACACCCTGCACGCCAGCCTCGCGGATTTGGCTGCCCATCCCTCTGCCCCGACCACCTTCGAGATGACCCGGGCCGCCCACACCTTGGGCGGCATTGCCGCCACGGTCGGCCTGCATCCCATCCACCATCTGGCCGTCGCCCTGGAGCATGCCCTCCTGCGGCGCGACACCAGCGCCCGCCCCGACAGCATCGCGGGCCTGGAGACCGTGCGGCAGGCGATCCTGGGCCTGGAGGACATGTTTGGCACCCTGGGCGACGAGCGGGGTCCCGCGCCGCTGCCCACCGTCGTTCAGGCCCTGGACGAGATATTCCCGCCCCCTGGACCCGCGCCCGAGCCTCCTGCCGCCGAGGAAGCCGCCGAGCCTCTGGCCGAAATCCCGCCCGAGGCTGTCGCTTTGCCGAGCGAGTCCGTCGAGGAAGCCGCAGCTCCGGCGCCGGAGCTGGAAATGCCCCGGCTCAAGGACGAACTCGACGACCAGTTGCTGCCCATCTTCCTCGAGGAAGCCCAGGAACTGGTGCGCGGCTTCAATGAGCAGATCGCCGCCTGGCGTGGCCAGCCGGGAGACGGCGCGGCGCCGCGGGCGCTGGCCCGCCATCTCCATACCTTCAAGGGCAGCGCCCGCATGGCCGGCGCCATGAACCTGGGCGAACTGACCCACCGCCTGGAGACCCGGGTGGAGGAAATCCTGCGGGGTGGAAGCGGCAGTCCGGCCCAGATCGATGAAGTCGAAGGCGGTTGCGACACCCTGGTTCTCTTCCTCGACCGTCTCCAGGGCGGGGAACTGCCCGTGCTCTTCCCGGAGGCGGCGCCGGTGGCTGCGGTGGAGCAGGCCGCTCCCGCCGCCCCGGCCGCAGAAGTTGCTCAAAGAGTCGCGGCGACGACCGTGGCGGTCAAGGACGCTCCCCATCCCGAGGGAGAGCACGAGGCCGCCGACCGGCGTGCCACCCTGCGGGTCCGGGCCGAGCTGGTGGACCGGCTGGTTAACGAAGCCGGCGAACTGTCCATCGCCCGGGCGCGCATCGAAGGCGAAATGCGCGGCCTCAAGTCCTCGCTCCTGGACCTGACCGAAAACGTCATTCGTTTGCGGCGGCAGTTGCGCGACATCGAGATCCAGGCGGAAACGCAAATCCAGGCCCGGGTTGCCCAGGCCCACGACGGCCAGGCCGAATTCGACCCCCTGGAACTCGACCGCTTCACCCGCTTCCAGGAACTCACCCGCTTCATGGCCGAATCGGTCAATGACGTGGCGACGGTGCAGCAGAACCTGCTCAAGAACCTGGACGACGCCAACGCCGCCCTGCTCGCCCAGGCCCGCCTCAACCGGGGCCTGCAACAGGAACTGATGGGCGTGCGCATGCTGCCCTTCGCCAGCCAGGCGGAGCGGCTCTACCGCATCGTGCGACAGACCTCCAAGGAACTCGGCAAGAGGGCCAACCTGGACATCCGGGGCGGTCAGGTGGAAATCGACCGCTCCGTCCTGGACAAGATGCTCGCTCCCCTGGAGCACATGCTGCGCAACGCGGTCACCCACGGCATCGAGACCCGTGCCGAACGCAGCGACCAGGGCAAGGGGGACATCGGCGAAATCACCCTGGCGCTGCGCCAGGAAGGCAACGAAATCATCATCGCCATGAGCGACGACGGCCGTGGCCTGGACGCCGGGCGTATCCGTGCCAAGGCGGAATCCCTGGGTTTCCTGACCCCGGGAGAGGAGGCCGACGACGCCCGCGTGTTCGACTTCATCTTCCAGCCCGGTTTCTCCACCGCCGGCGAGGTGACCCAGATCGCCGGCCGCGGGGTCGGCATGGACGTGGTCAAGACCGAAGTCGCCAGCCTGGGCGGCCGCATCGAAATTGCCACGACACCGGGCCAGGGGACGACCTTCCGTCTCTACCTGCCCCTCACCCTGGCGGTAACTCAGACCCTGCTGGTACGCACAGGCAGCAGCCTCTACGCCGTGCCCTCGACCATGATCGAGCAGGTTCTGGAAATGAAGGAAAAGGATCTGGCCGCCCTGCGCGACAAGGGTGAGGCCGAGTGGCATGGCAACCGCTACCCCTTCCATTTCCTGCCCCATCTGCTGGGCGAATCCGGCGCCCTGCCGGAAAGCCATCGCCGCTACTGGGTCATCCTGACCCGCTCCGGCGCCCAGCGTGCCGCCGTACAGGTGGACGAGTTGAAGGGCAACCAGGAAGTCGTGGTCAAGCACATCGGCGCCCAACTCGCCCGGGTGGTCGGCATCGACGGGGCCACGGTGTTGGGTGACGGTCAGGTGGTGCTCATTCTCAATCCGGTAGCCCTGGCCAACCGCGCCCTGAGTCTCAGCCTCCCGGCAGGAACCCCGGTCTCCGCAGCCCCCGTCGCCGCGGCACCGACCACCCTGCCTACCGTGCTGGTAGTCGACGATTCCCTCACCGTGCGCAAGATCACCGGCCGCCTGCTGGCCCGCGAGGGCTATCAGGTGGTCACCGCCAAGGATGGCGTCGATGCCCTTGAGCAACTGCAGGAGATCGTGCCGGACGTGATCCTGTCAGATATCGAAATGCCCCGCATGGATGGCTTCGAACTGGTGCGCAACATTCGCGCCGACGCCCAGTGGAAGACGGTGCCCATCATCATGATCACCTCCCGCACGGCAGACAAACACCGCAACTACGCCCAGGAGATTGGCGCTGACCACTACCTGGGCAAGCCCTACGACGAAGAGGAACTGCTCGGCCTCATCGCCCGCTACACCCGCGCCCCGCGCTGA
- a CDS encoding YqgE/AlgH family protein, whose protein sequence is MDSVNLTDNFLIAMPAMEDRYFAHSLVYICEHNANGALGIIVNRPIDMTLAGLFEKIDLPFGPDDLGDSPVYFGGPVQLDRGFVLHRPLGSWQSTLAVNEEVGLTSSRDILAHVGNAGQPREIIVTLGYAGWGAGQLEDELAKNAWLTVAARSSILFDLPPEERLPAAMQNLGVSFSQLSDVAGHA, encoded by the coding sequence ATGGATAGCGTCAATCTGACCGACAATTTCCTCATCGCCATGCCGGCGATGGAGGATCGCTACTTTGCCCACAGCCTCGTTTATATCTGCGAGCACAACGCCAACGGCGCCCTGGGCATTATCGTCAATCGGCCCATCGACATGACCCTGGCCGGGCTGTTCGAGAAAATCGACCTTCCCTTCGGGCCGGACGACCTGGGGGACTCACCGGTGTACTTCGGCGGGCCGGTCCAGCTCGACCGCGGCTTCGTCCTGCACCGGCCCCTGGGGAGTTGGCAATCGACCCTGGCCGTCAATGAGGAAGTAGGGCTCACCAGTTCCCGTGACATCCTGGCCCATGTGGGCAACGCCGGTCAGCCGCGGGAAATCATCGTCACCCTGGGCTACGCCGGTTGGGGCGCCGGCCAGCTTGAGGACGAACTGGCCAAGAACGCCTGGCTGACGGTAGCCGCCCGTTCATCCATTCTTTTCGACCTGCCCCCCGAGGAACGCCTGCCGGCGGCCATGCAGAACCTGGGCGTCAGCTTCTCGCAGCTTTCCGACGTCGCGGGTCACGCCTAG
- a CDS encoding deoxyribodipyrimidine photo-lyase yields MTSVLVWFRRDLRDYDHAALAAATGAGQVHCAFVFDRDILDALPSRTDRRVHYLRDSLVELDAALRARGGGLIVRQGRAQEEIPLLARELGVAAVFANRDYEPAAKARDAAVAAELCRSGIAFRDFKDQVLFDGDEILSQAGRPYTVFTPYGRVWRARLAQEGLALCGGEPRLVRSAAAAGIPGLAELGFVTTDLAALGIRCGMSGARAAWEDFRPRLARYAEARDFPAVKGVSYLSVHLRFGTLSLREVATAALGAGGGGAETWLRELAWRDFFFMILDHFPHAARGAFRPEFDRLVWDDWPQGFEAWKAGRTGYPLVDAGMRQLARSGYQHNRLRMVTASFLCKTLGLDWRLGEAHFAASLNDFDLAANNGGWQWAASTGCDAQPWFRIFNPVTQSQRFDPEGRFIRRYVPELERVPLRHLHAPWRMSPAEQAAAGVTIGRDYPLPLVDHAAARLRTLARYQGV; encoded by the coding sequence TTGACATCGGTTCTGGTCTGGTTCCGCCGTGACCTGCGCGACTACGACCACGCAGCCCTGGCGGCCGCGACCGGGGCCGGGCAGGTTCATTGCGCCTTCGTGTTCGACCGGGACATCCTCGATGCCCTGCCTTCACGCACCGACCGGCGCGTGCATTACCTGCGCGACTCCCTGGTGGAACTCGATGCCGCGTTGCGCGCTCGGGGCGGTGGCCTCATCGTGCGCCAGGGGCGGGCGCAGGAGGAAATTCCCCTTCTGGCGCGGGAACTGGGTGTGGCGGCCGTGTTCGCCAACCGGGACTACGAGCCCGCGGCCAAGGCTCGCGATGCTGCGGTGGCAGCGGAGTTGTGCCGCTCCGGCATCGCCTTCCGCGACTTCAAGGATCAGGTGCTCTTCGACGGCGACGAGATTCTCAGCCAGGCCGGGCGGCCCTACACGGTCTTCACGCCCTACGGACGGGTCTGGCGGGCACGCCTGGCCCAAGAAGGCCTTGCACTCTGCGGGGGCGAGCCCAGGCTGGTGAGGAGCGCCGCGGCAGCAGGAATCCCCGGGCTGGCCGAACTCGGATTCGTGACCACCGATCTGGCGGCCCTGGGCATCCGTTGCGGCATGTCCGGCGCCCGGGCGGCCTGGGAGGACTTTCGTCCGCGCCTGGCGCGCTACGCCGAGGCGCGGGACTTTCCCGCCGTAAAGGGAGTCTCCTATCTGTCGGTCCATCTGCGCTTTGGCACGCTCTCGCTACGCGAGGTGGCCACCGCTGCCCTCGGCGCGGGCGGCGGGGGGGCGGAAACCTGGCTGCGGGAACTGGCCTGGCGGGATTTCTTCTTCATGATCCTCGACCATTTTCCCCACGCCGCGCGTGGCGCCTTCCGGCCCGAATTCGACCGTCTGGTCTGGGACGACTGGCCGCAGGGGTTCGAGGCGTGGAAGGCGGGTCGCACCGGCTACCCCCTGGTGGACGCCGGCATGCGGCAGTTGGCTCGCAGCGGCTACCAGCACAACCGCCTGCGCATGGTGACGGCTTCCTTTCTATGCAAGACCCTGGGACTCGACTGGCGCCTGGGTGAGGCGCACTTCGCCGCCAGCCTGAACGACTTCGATCTGGCCGCCAACAACGGCGGCTGGCAGTGGGCGGCGTCCACGGGCTGCGACGCGCAGCCCTGGTTCCGCATCTTCAATCCGGTGACCCAGTCGCAGCGCTTCGACCCCGAGGGACGTTTCATCCGCCGTTACGTGCCGGAACTAGAGCGGGTGCCCCTGCGCCATCTGCACGCGCCTTGGCGCATGTCGCCTGCGGAGCAGGCAGCCGCCGGGGTGACCATCGGGCGGGATTACCCGCTCCCCCTGGTGGACCACGCGGCTGCCCGCCTGCGCACCCTGGCCCGCTACCAGGGCGTCTGA